The proteins below are encoded in one region of Streptomyces roseifaciens:
- a CDS encoding copper chaperone PCu(A)C codes for MNFSGLTAAGRAALVPVLACAVTLGGLCAWTASGAAGRPPAVTVENARVLLPLGRDDTAAFFRVRNDGDVDDELVGVDAPTAGGAMLSRTVGKKGAGTMQMVRSATVPAGGTLEMSPHGLDVMVSAPPRLKLGDRLPFVLKFRGAGAVQVEAEVVRPGS; via the coding sequence GTGAACTTCTCCGGACTCACCGCTGCCGGGCGCGCCGCGCTCGTCCCCGTCCTGGCGTGCGCCGTGACCCTCGGCGGGCTCTGCGCGTGGACCGCCTCGGGCGCGGCGGGCCGGCCCCCGGCCGTCACGGTCGAGAACGCGCGCGTGCTGCTGCCGCTCGGCCGGGACGACACGGCCGCGTTCTTCCGGGTACGGAACGACGGCGACGTGGACGACGAGCTCGTCGGCGTCGACGCTCCGACGGCCGGCGGCGCGATGCTCAGCCGCACCGTGGGCAAGAAGGGCGCGGGCACCATGCAGATGGTGCGGTCGGCGACGGTGCCGGCCGGCGGCACGCTGGAGATGTCCCCGCACGGCCTGGACGTCATGGTCTCGGCCCCGCCGCGGCTGAAGCTCGGTGACCGGCTGCCGTTCGTGCTGAAGTTCCGCGGGGCGGGGGCGGTGCAGGTGGAGGCGGAGGTCGTGCGGCCGGGGAGCTGA